The Lolium rigidum isolate FL_2022 chromosome 2, APGP_CSIRO_Lrig_0.1, whole genome shotgun sequence genomic interval taatttctaccccatctcgttcattgtctgcactataaatatatatattgtcctaactatcttgttgtgtacgctattatgcagaataaagaagcgggaaatgcgaataaggcgcatccatgatgttgggttcattgacccacaaatcgttaattcatatgtgttagaacaccaccccaccgacgtggaggatgacctgtggcggtttcttataaaacaggaactcaaaagtgatattctatttccttaccattttgggtgagtgtttctgtcttgagcacattctcttttgtttactccatgcatggtatgtggctaatcgatgagttatcgtgtccgcaggttccactggattctgctagtaattcaaattcagaactccacgagttctcgtccacgactctccgaatatggatccgaagcattgggccgacatgagaaaaatgatgcaaaagtaattattttcattcgtttgcgctctatatcgatcggcctatttcgttcatcatttcctaatatgaagtaactaattaataactctcttgttcatttaattatccttgcctcgtagggtttggagacggttcgtagatcaaaaggtcggtgaattcaaaaaagagctacattttgaaaGGGCAAAGAAtgcgactggggatattcagccaccggggaccaatctatgtggatactatgtttgtgagaggatccggagatacaccactgagcggcagccgtctgagaacaacatcaggaggaataacctccggacgacgcttagtccagaagctcgcttccgaccacttcaagaggaactagctggatggttcgcgagggaagtcatcgatcctagaggagaacactatgtagaggacgtagaactttatatgcactaaatatgtatggaaacttgttcaaaattgtatatggtcatccgatattgaatatatattgtatattcctcttgaattctttttggttctaatttcaaatttgtttgaaattgtacattcatatgcatgtatgtagtacagtagaatatgtgaaactccttcaaaattaaaacccaaaagaaataaaacaatacaaactaaaaagaaaccagatttagggggaggggggctaaaccctaaacctgcggcggcctttagtcgcggttggccaggagaaccgcgactaaaggtcctccgccccgaaggactgctggcggccacgtggaggcgcctttagtcgcggttcgtaaggaaccgcgactaaagggtagggcctttagtcgcgcttgcttggtcgcggttgcgcaaccgcgaccaatggcagttacgaaccgcgaccgaagccgTTTTTTCCACCAGTGGCAACGTACGTTCAGGAAAGAGGGAGAGCGACGTGGGTGGACAGGAGTATCTAACGGCACCCAGGCTCGCATCCAATGGCGCGCGGGGCGACCGATTTTCCCCCCAAATCGGTCGCCCGACGCCTAGCACGTCCCATTGAAAAAGGAGGCCCCCAACCAATCGATCTGATGGCATGAATGTATCGCTCGTAGGTTTCAGGAATTATTACAGAAACAACCAACATCACATGACGACATGTGGCTGCAAACAAATTAAGAGCCGCTGATACTTATCACAGTACCGTAGGTCACGTCGCATAATTAGAAGCACGCACAATTAAAATGTGTACACAAATTACATGTGACTTCTTACCAAAGGAGGTAGGTAGACTGCCGCTTTTGGCTAATTAAGCTCGGAGCTCTGGAACGTGCTTCAGCTTGTCGTGCATCTGTTTCAGATCCCAGTCAGCCCTGAAGTCCCTGTGCAGATTCAGCAACCAGagcttcttgagggatctaagggaCTCGATGCCATGAGGGGCCACGTTCATCTCACGGAGTGACACGATGTAAATCCCCTCAATGCATGGGATGGCCTTGTCTTGGATCACCAGTTCCTTCACATTAGGCATGTTCTTCAAGACGAATGTCTTGAGTTGAGCAAAGCACCCTGCAGGAATAACCAATATTGCTGCATTGCTCACCCGGTTAAGGCTGAAATAAACGAGAGCTGGCAAATGAATTGCCATCAACATCAGCGGATCTTCCGTGCCAAGATTGCACCAGCTTAGGGCCAGATACTTGAGGTACCTCGTATGGCCTTGGAATATCGGGCACTTGAGTATCCCATGGGCCCAGTTGCCTCTGATGATCAGTCTGTACAGCATCGTTGAGATTGGCTTGAGTGCTTGGAAAGAAAGTGCCTCCGTCTCATCACTTGCAGAGAGGAGCACGCTTGACAGCTGTGGCATTTTTGAGAGGGCATCAAAAAGCTCTTCACAGTTAGATGCATTGAGGTTATCAATCCAAACAGTCTTCAGCTTACTCATTTTCCTCAGCTGCTGGGACAAGTCTTTGCTGGCACAAACGGTCTCGAGAGTTTGCATCTCTTGAAAGTTGGAAATCATCTTCGGCGCTTCCACTCCAACAAAGTATCGGAACTCCGTCTGCCTCTCATCAGCAAACCTGTCAGCAAAAAGGTGTCGCAGATTCTCAACCTTCACAATCCCTGGGGGTAGCTTCTCTATTCTTGTTTGCTTCATGTCCAACGTCTCGAGGTTTGAGAGTTTTTCAATACTGTCTGGCAGCGACTGGATATTGGTGCGCCTTAAGCCGATGTAGCGTAGACTGAAAAGATTCCCGATGGTTGCTGGCACGTGGCTGATTGCAGAGTCTTGGAGCTCAAGGACAGTAAGGTTGCTggatctagacaaaattgaggaAATCATGGTTGAGGAGGCAATCGACATGAAAGTTCTGAGTCCCGGGAATTCCACTCCAGCAGGAGCTGGCCTACTGCCCTCACTCTTCCAACTACTTGTCGAGAGCCGGCGAACCTCTGGATCCATAACCATTATCTCACCCTCATCATGCGCGTAGCCAAACATCTCTTCTCTTGCGATATCAAGAGCCATGACTCGCACAATGTCATGCATCTTACAGTTAGTCACCCTATAGAGCTCATCCCTCTCCACCACTTCCAACATATTCCGTCCGATGAGTTCCATGAGATTCTCCTCCGCCACTTCCTCTGCCGTGCTGTAGTTTTTCTTGATCGCAAATCCCTCGGCAACCCACATTCGCACAAGGGCCTCCCGTGACATCGGATAGTCTTCAGGGAACAAAGTGCAGTACAGGAAGCAGTTCATGAGAGTACCTGGCAAGTCATAGTAGCTCAGAAGAAGTATAGCTTGCACATGGTTTTTTTCCCGCAGCTCGCTCCGGAGATGATTGTGCATCTGGTTCCAGGCATGCTCTGTTGGTTGCTTCGTGGAAAGTAGGCTACCACAAGATATAATGGCCAATGGAAGGCCATGGCACATCTCAGCGATAGCAGCAGCCACTGTCTTGAGCTTTGGAGGGCACTTGCGGTACGGGTTGTTGTTGTGGAAAGCCCTTGAGCAGAAGAGCTTGAATGATTCATCCTTACCCAGTGGCTGGAGTTCCATGCGACGACCCTTATGAGCAAGAGCTGCAACATCTTCCTTCCGGGTTGTTATCATAACACGGTTCCCTTGGAGACTTTGGAATGCATTGCACATCTGAGTATATGCTTCTTTATCCCACACATCATCAAGAACGATCAAGCATTTCCTGTCTTGTAGTGTCCTATGTATTGCCTCTGTTAACTCGTAGACATCAGGTTTGGCACCCACGTCAAAAGTTTGCCCTAGCTTTCTGAGCAGTCTTGCCAGCAGATCTACTACATCATACGACTGTGACACCACAATCCAAGCATGAGCACCAGGAAAGTTAAATTTTTCCCGTTCATACACATTTTTCACAAGGGTTGTTTTGCCCAAACCTCCCATTCCAGAAACTGTTATCACCGTGCATTCTTTCTCATCGGTGCTCAGCCATTCAGTCAACTTGCTCCTATTTTCTTCAATTCCCACCAGATCCTCATCACCAACAAGCACCGGAAAGCAGGCTCCAGGCGGCGTCCTATAAATATTTTCACGCTCATTTTTTATGGGCACGAATGTATTACTCCAGTTATTTTGCATTTCTTTGACATGCTTGATCTCCTCTTCTATCTCTACTAGATCATCGACAATCTTACTAAAAACGATTATGTGGCGTGAACCTCCCAAGAGGTATCGATGTATGAAGTCTTCTTTGGTGAGCTTAAGAGCCTCACACAAGTACATGTCAATTACATCTTCAACATGGTAGGCCAGCTTCCTCACATTTGAAATCCAATCCTTGACAACATTGTTGCTGAGATGTGTGGTGCCAATATCCACAATTACATTATTCAACATCTGTAGCTCGTCATCAATCTTTTTGATCTTTCCCGGCAATTCACTTACACCAGCAACCTTCTTTGACAACATCTCTATGACATTTGAGACCGCTTTGCTTAAAACAACTATCTCAATCTTTGACACGGCAGTGAGTATTGCCTCCGCCATTCACTTCTGAAAAAACACCAACATTGAACAAGTTAGGCAGTTAGCTATGCATCAAAAAAATAATCTTGGATACAATGTGGCATATTGAATATATAAATGATGTCAAAACATATCTATATTGTTTCTTAATATTTCAAATTGTACTAGAAGTGAAACGCTACTTTACGGGGAGCACTACTAGTTATCCGTCGGACCTCTCCTTGACCATCCGATTAGAAACATTAGAAGCGTCTGATTTGGGTAAAACATGAACATGCCATAATTACGGATAATATATATCTAGGGAAACTAATTAGTACAAAATTTTAGGAAACATAATAGTTGTACTGAAaataataattatgttagaaaaaAATCCGTATCTGTAACTAATTAATCTGGAAAAAATGTTCTCAGATTGTGCAGTTTGCTTCCTAGCTAATTATAATTTGTTTTCAGTAATACACAATTTTGCTTCCACTAGAACTGAAATATGCTTTGGctgaaaaataatttttttaacgtgTTGTTTGTTTAAGAAGCAGCATAGTATGTTTCCATACTCTAAATAATTTGCTTCTACTGTGACAAGAACTAGCTTGGGGTGTACATTTTACTACAATCCTTGTTTATATGGATTTGAACTATTGCTAGAGCCTGTTTCATTATGTGCTTCGTCTCCTTGTATTATGATTGCATGTGTTTTCTTATCTTTTGCAGTTAGTTGCTACATATGTACCTTATTAACACTTCATATATATCACCTGATGCATCAGCGCCAAAAAATCTAAGAGACATACACGTATGTAGTAGACCGTCCGGTCCATAATATAAGCCTTTTTAACTAACTATTTTAGTTtgttaaaacatcttatattatgaaacTGAGTGATACCATATTAGTTCTCCCAGGTTCTATTAATATTGTTTCCTTGCTCGCTACTAGATGCTTCAAAAGTTCAGGTATGTATTATCTTCACTAGAAGCATTGTTGTGGAGGAACCTTGGAGGCATACGCGAAGGGTATGTACAACAAAGAAGCAGAGTAGTCGATCTTTGCTTGTCATAGGCCTCGCTGATTGTGCCAACAACGAAAAATAGATGGCGCTCATAGGCCTCGCAGATCCCTTTGAATATTGGTCCCTTCGATGATTTCATATCATGTCACGGTAACAGATCAGGGATGTTTTCTGTCTGGTCAGAGTACCACATTGAGTGGAAACACCAGTATAGTGTCCAGACATGCAGAAATCTTGTGCAAGGTACATCGATCCCTGAACAACCCTATTTGGAAAATCCTTTGGAATCACTGTTCTCGCGAAGGTAAAAATATTTTGTTGGCGTGCCATGCATGGTATTCTGCCCCTAAAATATATGCTTGCAAATAGACATATTGGAGATAGTGGTCAATGTCCCGTGTGCAACTTATTCCAGGAGGACGTTTTGCAAATGATTTTCAAATGCCAAGTCGGCAGATATTTAGAAAGCTTTGAGACTGGATAATATCATTACTGATGCTACCAGAGCTGGCCGGTCAGGTTTCGGTAGTTGTTGAAGAATTACTGCGAGCGACACCTTCTACTCTCCCAGGGTATCAACCACTAATGGTCCATGAAGTGATAGCGGTAGCTGCGTGGTATATCTGGTGGCTACGTCGGAGAGAAAAGCATGCAGAACAAATTCCTCCAATCCGACGTTGTGTTTTGTCAATCCGGGCGATTGCAGCAAATGCGGCAAGATGAATATGTCAAACTACTTGGAGGAAAACAAAGGTATGGTCAAAGCCTATAgctaattttatgaaattaaatgcAGATGCAGCTTTGAATGTTGACGAACAATCTGGTGCCTCTGGCACAATTATTCGAGACTGCCTGTTAGCACTAATCTTGATAAGAATTTCTAGTGTAGAGTAAATTAGGAAAATATGAGTCGGTTTGTGTAGTTTCCTAAGTCTTGTTGTCCTAGTTCTATTTTTACTAGTTTTCATTGCATAGCAAGTTGAAGAAAGCTGCCATGTACTCCTGGGTGGTGAGTCCGTGTAGGTCTAGGAGTTCTATTTGGGTTAGTAAGTGTCTGGGTCGGCCCAATGGCGGAGCCAAGATTAGATCAAGCCTCGGGCCAAAAATGAAGCCCATAAAAACTACTCTAGAAAAACTCATCTGATAGCACAAAATATTTAGTACGATTTAAAAATGAACGTATTGTTTCAATTGGATCCAACAACCCACAAACAAAAGATCAGAAAAGACTAAAAAATTAGAATATGGGATAAAAAACATAATACTCTCTGTCCCCATAAATACTTGTCGTAGATGTAGAATagatattggagattgcacaacaccaatagggccgactgctcatatatatatataggcggacacatgtataATTACAAGAACAATCCtaagaaaacacggggacctatacctatacacaatatgttactcaacagtaGATAAATCTAAACACACTTGAGTCTATATTTTGACTAAACTTACTATAAGTATTTAGGCCGGAGGGATTAAAAAACAAAGGTTCATTTTTGGACAGTCattaataaattttaaaaataatggAGGGATTAAAAAATAACCGTTCTCATGATGATGCTTGCTGATATGTACATTGTGAAATAAAATTGAGGCTTACTATTGTGTATCATATGACCAAAAAATCATCAAGTTGTTTATCTCATATTGTTAGCAACCATGTTGTTTCATCGGCCATTTACAATTCTTAAGTTGGCATGCTGGAAAGGGaaattactatcctatggtgatatgttagtccttatcaattcagttttaactAGCTTACCGATATTCATGTTGTCTTTCTTAAAAATACCTGTTGGGGTGAGAAAATGTTTGGACTTTTATAGATCTAGATTttttggcaatctgatgaacagaaaaggaaatatagacttcCGAAATGGATTATTGTCTGTAGACCGAAAGATCAAGGGGGTTTAGGTATTGAGGTGCTTGAAATTAAGAATATAGGTTTATTGAGAAAATGGCtttttaaacttcttaatgaaggAGTATGGCAAGAATTGCTACAGGCCAAATATTTGAGACAAAAAACCCTTTCTGAGGTCCAGGCTAATCCTACCGATTCGCCCTTCTGGAAGGGGCTGATGGGGGTTAAGGATGATGTCCTTTCTAGATGTTTTTTCAAAGTGGGTGAAGGAAAGAGTACACGTTTCTGGAAAGATATATGGTGGCTCATTGGGTTCAGCAATATCCGTCCTTgtataatattgtgcatcataaAAATGTAATAGTAGCTCATTTGTTAGCTCAAACTCCGCTCAATATTAGTTTTAGACGGGTGTTGAATGGTAACAAGCGATCCTTATAGTTACAATTGTGTCGCAAATTAATGATGGTAAACTTGAATTAAGACAAGGATGTTTTTATCTGGAATCTCATACCTAATGGTTGTTTACGGTCAAATCTATGTATTAGAATCTTATGAGTGACCATACCCCTTTTTTGAGAAAGTATCTTTGGAAGGTTAAAATTCTCATCAAgataaagattttcatgtggttttagAGTAATAAGGTTctattaactaaagataatttagctaaacgacACTGAAATGGGTGCACGAAATGTGTTTTTTGCGGTGACGAGGAAACTATTCAGCATTTGTTCTTTGAGTGTCCTTTAGCCAAGCTTCTTTGGCGTATCGTTAATTTCACATATGATCATCCACCTCCAACCAAGACtaataatatgtttggtaattggttgaatggagtagatagacaatctaaggctttcatCCGGATTGGGGtctctgccttatgttggtctatatggaaagTCAAAAacgatattatctttaacaaaaatcAAACTTTTCATTTCTTGTAGGCTATCCATATGGTGTCTCATTGGGTTCAGCTTTGGGCCCTCCTGTCGCCGGAGGGACAAAGGGATGCTATGGTTTCTgaatgcacacggctccagatggtcgctcagtaTATTTGGTGCCTGGCTGGCTGGCGTTCTACTAGGAGACTACTTTGATGTGTGCTCGAAGTAGTTCATGCTTTTTTTGCTGGTTTATTTTTGTATCATCTCTTGGCGATGCTTGAGTTATAATAACAATATTGTACTTGAATCTTTTaataaaagccgtgtgcatcatcatgatgcagaagccggggtcatatccccatttcgaaaaaaaaatctcaaTATCACCTAGTAGTTATGTATTAGTGTATACGATCTGAAATAGGTTTAGAGCAACATGCTTAGGTTGCTTTCTAATTAAATTAAGTTGCCTTGTAAACATGGTTAAATGGGCTACTAAATTTAACTAAATTGACTTTACCATTATTGCCTAAGTTGTGTTCAACAATCTACATATGTTTCTATTTTACCAACAACCGTAAGTTGGAACCTCGATCTAACTAAGTTGATTTTTCCAACATGTTTAAGGCCCTGGTGCATGATGGAGGGGCAAGCAGATTTTTTTTTCCCTCGTTGGCGGGCTGACAGGAGGGGAACTTTCTTATTTTGGGAGTGCTAGTTTTGTACTTTCACTATTTGGACGGGTGCTGGAACGGACTAACCAGCGCTGGATGCTACATAGCCGTGTCCCTTATGTTGCAGATTGTAGATAGCTAGCCTAACATGTACTGTATGTAATCGACACTACTATCAAAGCTATATAATTATATTAGAGTTGGTCGTTAGTCCTCAAAACGGGTTAGATGAAGGAGATTGGAACAATCTTAACCTTCAAGTCATCTGAAGCCAAAAAAGCACCGACCGATCTTGATGAGCCCGCTCATGGAAAATTGGCATTGACGCCACATATCTGTATCGAATTACTGGTGTGGTGATGCCCTAGCATTACCCGCACTCGTCTCTCCTATGGCGATGCCCTACCATGGCCGCCACTGCACCTGCCCCGTTCTCTCTCACCGTGTCCTTGTTGAAGCCACCGCCTCCTCCCTTCCTTAAGCGCGGCGTTCCCTATCACCATACACCGTCTTGTTTGGGTGTCACCGCTACTATCTCCATGAAGCCTATCGTCTACGACGACAGCCGCCACCTTCCCCTGCATACGCACGAAAGGCATACCTGACCCGCTCACGATTGGGTACTCCATATCCGCCCCCTCCCCCAAAACCCTCTCTTTTGGCCGTCTATCTACCCTCTCGTGGTGTGGCGGAGCTTGCAAATACAACGTGTTTCTGCAGAAATGGCACCGgcccgctctctctctctctctatctctctgtgTGATCTGTTTATCGAGATATTTTTAAGATTATATTATAGTCAATTTGACTACCTCTGAAGTTGCAAAGTTTACATTTTCATCTCTATGTTCTTTTGTGGTTTGTTTGATTTCCTTTTAGTTCTCATGAATATAGCTCCAGTTGTTTTCAAGCGAGgggaatttattttttattttttcgatGAAGGGTAGACACTGATACTTTTGCACTAATTAACTTACTTTCAATCCATCTGGATTAGCTTTTCAATATGGCTCTTGTTATTGTATTATGTACCTGGATCGCACTAACATATACCACTCTATTACTTTCAATTTAGACCTATCATGCAGGTATACATAATCCCGTTGGCATCCGTCCTATTAGTAACTACATATCCTTTCAGATTGTTCAAGGAAATTTTTAGTTAAGCAAGAAAATAAAGGACCTTGGTAAGAATTAATGAATTACCCAACTGCATGTGAACTGCCTGTGTTTTTTTTTATGAACTGATATTGTTGATTGTCCACTCTGCAATTGTTACTTCCACATTGATGAATAGCTACTCGTACTTTCATTATTGACCTCACTACAGGAAAACGtcaatgtgccgacggccaaaaccTGAGCCGATGGTTTTTTATCGGGGCTGTCGGCACAAGTCTCGAACAGGGCAGGTCACGAAGATGTCCGTCGGCACAACAGAGCCGTCGACTTCCTCCCCCAAGCTCGATTTGCTCGCACGGACATTTCCCAAGTTCCTCCCACCTAAAGTGGAATCGACATGGGTCGAGCCCCTAAGCCCTCGCGTCGCGGCGTGAGGAAAATTAACCGCCACCACCACTTTAGTTCCCTCTTCTTTGTCGTCGCATCGGTAGACTCACCTGCGGCTGCtgacggttgttgttgttgttgtgccgcCTCCCCATTCCTGCCTGAGCCGCCATCTCCATCGGCCCGTCAGCCCTACCTCTCCCTCTAAACCTTCTCCATCTTCGGAGAACCCTCCCACACCCACCTGAGCCCTCAACCCTAACACCGTCGGTCACCAGACTATAAGATGAAGCTCACATTGCACCTGCACCCACCCTACCCTGAGAGTAGTCCTAGCCTCTGCCGCCGGCAAAACCACAGCGAGCCGCATTGTCCCCGTCTCCATCAAAATCCATGTGTTAATTAGATTTGTCCGAAAAAAATTACTTGCCTTGCGGTGTGCCCAGGCTTCGATAAATTCCTGGGTCCGCCACTAAGGCCAGCCCACGATCATGTGCTTGATGTGCAATACTTCCCTTATCGATCTCTTTCAGCAACATGTTTGTATAAGATTAAGGAATTACTCCTCCAACATTGAAAACAAAAGAGATGGTTACTACGGAGTGCCTTAATGTTAGCACATACACAAGAACTCTTATCACTTTTAAGACCGATATATTTTTTTCCAGTTTTCCTTAAAAAGCCAAGTGGGTGTGGgtgtgggtgtgtgtgtgtgtgtaaaaGACGATGAAAACACACGCATACTATAGCTGGATAATCTTCGCTGTGCAGATACGTACAAAACTAACCTCGGCCGGAAGCAGCTTTGTAATAAAAATACAAATTCCTGGTAAAATCTAGGTGGACATCGATCAAAGGCAACGAGAGTAGCA includes:
- the LOC124686193 gene encoding disease resistance protein RPM1-like, with translation MAEAILTAVSKIEIVVLSKAVSNVIEMLSKKVAGVSELPGKIKKIDDELQMLNNVIVDIGTTHLSNNVVKDWISNVRKLAYHVEDVIDMYLCEALKLTKEDFIHRYLLGGSRHIIVFSKIVDDLVEIEEEIKHVKEMQNNWSNTFVPIKNERENIYRTPPGACFPVLVGDEDLVGIEENRSKLTEWLSTDEKECTVITVSGMGGLGKTTLVKNVYEREKFNFPGAHAWIVVSQSYDVVDLLARLLRKLGQTFDVGAKPDVYELTEAIHRTLQDRKCLIVLDDVWDKEAYTQMCNAFQSLQGNRVMITTRKEDVAALAHKGRRMELQPLGKDESFKLFCSRAFHNNNPYRKCPPKLKTVAAAIAEMCHGLPLAIISCGSLLSTKQPTEHAWNQMHNHLRSELREKNHVQAILLLSYYDLPGTLMNCFLYCTLFPEDYPMSREALVRMWVAEGFAIKKNYSTAEEVAEENLMELIGRNMLEVVERDELYRVTNCKMHDIVRVMALDIAREEMFGYAHDEGEIMVMDPEVRRLSTSSWKSEGSRPAPAGVEFPGLRTFMSIASSTMISSILSRSSNLTVLELQDSAISHVPATIGNLFSLRYIGLRRTNIQSLPDSIEKLSNLETLDMKQTRIEKLPPGIVKVENLRHLFADRFADERQTEFRYFVGVEAPKMISNFQEMQTLETVCASKDLSQQLRKMSKLKTVWIDNLNASNCEELFDALSKMPQLSSVLLSASDETEALSFQALKPISTMLYRLIIRGNWAHGILKCPIFQGHTRYLKYLALSWCNLGTEDPLMLMAIHLPALVYFSLNRVSNAAILVIPAGCFAQLKTFVLKNMPNVKELVIQDKAIPCIEGIYIVSLREMNVAPHGIESLRSLKKLWLLNLHRDFRADWDLKQMHDKLKHVPELRA